ttttacatatataattaaatagttttcattggttcattttatttcataatttgttattaaattaaagtGATTGttattagaataatattaaattatttaatactcagttaacaaatattaaacttataataatatgtaatttaatatatatatatatatatatatatatatatatataaatgatctGACAAATATATTGTGTTGTTTTGGACAAATTCTAGGCCAGGCAAAAAATGAGttatcaattaaaatactttcaacatcaaattcaagtatttttactttgaaaataatattttttgttaaatacatttattggaatttataaaaaactataGTGTAAACTTTAATCCAAAGCCCAACTATTGTAAGTAGTAGTAACTACTTACAATTACTTAGTTATGGGTGATTTACAAAATTGattctttaattttgatattgatattaAAAAGGTACTTCAAAATGTAATACATGTCTACagaaaaaatgatgataaatttatagaatatatgatgtgataagaagagagaaataaataaataaaaaagacaaatatacAATTggtgtaaataaaattaagatgtATGTGtatcattataataaatataaggtCCTAATTGTACCACTTGAGAGGTATTTTTTcgtttataaaatttttttcaatcttaTCTCACTTTCACTTGTGCTTAAAACATTAGTTAAACTATACAAAATTGTTCTGATCTGAGTGTAATGATAAAGGGAACTTTAAGTAagatttaaagttttaatatcataaaaataacataaacaaaagaaatatgtctCTATTATTGATCTATTAATCATCTTAGcttgaaaacgaaaaaaaaaaaaacaacaaaaagactGGTTGTAAATCAAGGAGATATGTCgtaatcttataatattatcTGAGTTTTGTGAAAACATTTTGTATAACTGTTAACaatcctataaatataaaatttatctcattttaaaagtttgtgACATCtctaatttaaacaaaaataaataaatatatcaacaaTAACATATAttcttaatagatttttttcttGTCAAACATTTATGATCACTTTTTCACTAATGTGATGTGCATAGATCCAATTTTGCTTTCATAATTTCTTGCATTTAAAACTCTATCATCATCAATATCATAATTTCCTAATTTAAGTAGCAACTATCCATCCCCACTCACACAAATATCACATTATTCATTAATAAGTATAACACTATGCcttatcttaattaataaaatatcaacagtGTGTTGTATAAGAATTCAAAGTacacacaataaaataataaaataataagtaatttaTAATACACTACACTGACAAGAAAAGGTTGTTCACTAGTGTATCTAATATAtccactaaaaataaaataaatttataataaataaattacactaCAAAGTTGATTTTAcgaaataatttctaaaatctATCTCTACTGACTAtgtcatattatttttaaatcttaatcTGTCATGATTGTGATTAAGTTTCGTAGAGACACTGCTACTAGTTTTCGTGTTGGTAAGGTCATATTCGAATGTTTATGATTAGTTATAGGTTGTCGTGATGAATTTGGTAGGAAATGCTTAGATACATTGTCGCAACAAGTGTCGTGGATGAAGCGACGTGTTTGGAAATTATTTAAGAACACAACAtgcttattttatttgtagaaatAAGCTATTTGATGGAATTGATGGGttgagtgaagaagaaaaatgggCATCAGCAATGCATTTGAGATAAACCTGATGTCAATTTCTTGCTTGTTTGTTGCCAAATGGAGACCATATAATGGAAACCACAAACAACGCATAAAATGACCATATTGTATTCTTCTTAATTAGTGGATAGCACACGCAACTTATCATGCACATACGAGCTACTTACCTAAATTAATCAcccaaaaacaaatataatctTAATAGTTTAAAGGGGAaccatttcatattttaaaaataataattcaataccTGATAACTGAATGAATTTACATTCATAGATACTTatgttaaaaagaattataacatagatgaTTAAgtttagagttgtcaaaacgagCCACTCGactcggctcaccacgggttggtcacttagtgagtcaacccaatccggctcatttattaacgagtcagaaaaattcgagcccgacccgacccaccaccaACCCGGCCCActacgggttcaacccgcataaGACGGGTTTAAATGAGCCGAGTTGAATCTgatccgcataaaaaaaatacaaattcttCAAACTCAATCTGGCTTAAACTCGTGATAGGCCGGGTTGACCCGTGGGTTGTTACCGTGGGTTGTTAACCATTTTCACGGTTAAGTTAAGTTATATATGTTTAGGAAGTAAAGAATATGATGAGAAGAATAGAAGAGCATATTATTGGTAGGTTTTATGGGCccaatgagaaaaaaaaaaccggTGAGTAAGAACAACAATGGTGATTTGTGACATAGGGAAAATTTGGTCGGAACTATACGAGGTGGGGACTGGTGCGGTAACGAAGCACTTCCACTCAGCCCACAAACGCAAAAGCAGATAACATCTTGTTAGATTTTTAAAGCAACAAAAAGTCATGCATATCATTATTCTTTACAACTCCACCACACCCCTTAACAATCACACAACAATGCTTCCACTTCCATAGCAAATTACAtccaattttttaattctttctttactttaaatactattttttctatatattttgtttttacttttaattacgTTGCTCTTTacatttactatattttttttctttcacttcttataaacaaaaaaatgtatagAATCCCAAAGAGTAACAAAATCGTTTCTTTTGTTATCAGTTAGAATCTCGTTGGtcacaattttatctttaaaatacatattaaaaaatagaagaaatcttgaaaacataaatatttaaattgttttgtatttcaatttctaaatattatgaaattatagagtataatatatatatatatatatatatatatatatatatatatatatatatatatatatatatatatatatatatatatattaattatgttgttaaTATCTTGTCTAAAAATTAgatttattagtaataatagaGATTTTGTAATCTAATTCTATCGAAAAGAAACGCAAATAAGGAAAAGACTTAATTTTTGTGGACCTTCGTTCTctctcaaattttttaattaaacagataaaattaaagtaacacttaaatacttttaaaatttgacgAATATGTCactttactctttttttttaacgAGATTTAgtgttattttctattattatcattttgttAGTTGTTGATGCGACTAACACAACAAggaatatttcaaataaaagataACTAAGGTGTGTGAGTTAATTCATCAATATACTTATCATTTTGTGTACATAAAAtactaattgaaatttatttttaattttaagtatttttctgaatttttatttttaatatactaTAATACTTTATCTTactttaattcttaattttagaaattttcgCCCCAACATTTTCTTCCATTAGCATTACATTACCCACCATCAAATTAGTATTTGaagatttcttttgtttttgtcatCGAtccataattttattgttttagtctctaaaattacaagattaataaataaacatgGGATTAGAAcgaaaaataacaattttataaaagaatgaaagtgctctaaaattatagaaaagaaaatgttattgtATGGAATGAGACATGTTCAActaaaagtttataataaatatttcaattgattGGTtcaaaaaaactatttatttgtttaaaaaatgaagTATTACGAGACATATATACTTACAAGAACTGGGCCACTGGGCATAGTTTGGGGAAGCTTTTTCCTGCACCTTAACATATTTCTTCCTACACTCCatataaaaaagttctcattttgattaatttgaattttaaaaaaaatcagatttttttaagaaaaatattttcagattgcataatctaaaaataaaatatagttttcgGACATACAGTCTTGAAGTCAAATgacttttgaattatttaatttggaAGTCAAATTTTCTAATCTCCAACttctgaaaattatttataacttcTTAATTACAGAATTCAAAAgctattttttagttttaaattgtaGAATcagaaagaataagaaaaggaaTTTTTTATGTAGAGTGCAGCGAAATATAtagaggtgcaggaagaaaagtGTCCATAGTTTGTACTAAGCATAGCCCAAAATGTGAGTAAGCTTTGATCCAATTTCTTTAGCATCTGCTTggagtaaaaaaaaacattgaaatttgaatataatattaaattctcCACAAAAGTATAGAGTATTTAAGAAAGCTTTTCTCTCACATGAATTTTTTCTTATAGTAGATCTCATACCACATGaaatattgtaaatataaaataacgaaTTTCATACGATATTATAACAATTTGGATTGTTGAGTATCTCAGAATTTCGAAAAGTCATTCTCATCATATCCCAATTCTCCTTTTTTCTGAAACAATTGTCTCAGCTCCTTTCTATTTCCATCACACtcattctcttctctctctctctctctctctctctctctctctctctctctctctctctctctctctctctctctctctctctctctctctctctctctctctctctctctctctctctctctctctctctctctctctctctctctctctctctctctctctctctctctctctctctctctctctctctctctctctctctctctctctctctctctctctctctctctctctctctctctctctctctctctctctctctctctctctctctctctctctctctctctctctctctctctctctctctctctctctctctctctctctctctctctctctctctctctctctctctctctctctctctctctctctctctctctctctctctctctctctctctctctctctctctctctctctctctctctctctctctctctctctctctctctctctctctctctctctctctctctctctctctctctctctctctctctctctctctctctctctctctctctctctctctctctctctctctctctctctctctctctctctctctctctctctctctctctctctctcttctctctctctctctctctctctctctctctctctctctctctctctctctctctctctctctctctctctctctctctctctctctctctctctctctctctctctctctctctctctctctctctctctctctctctctctctctctctctctctctctctctctctctctctctctctctctctctctctctctctctctctctctctctctctctctctctctctctctctctctctctctctctctctctctctctctctctctctctctctctctctctctctctctctctctctctctctctctctctctctctctctctctctctctctctctctctctctctctctctctctctctctctctctctctctctctctctctctctctctaattattatttaaatgacaAGCCACGATCGTCACCGCAACATCACCATTTTTATAACGTGAAAATTCACAGCATATCTGCCATCACACTGCGATACTATAACTGCGGCCACATGCACTAGCCATTTAGGCTCACTATTCTAAGACGTTGATTATATAGTAATCAGAATTAGTTTATGAAAAAGAtgttatagttatatatatggCAGTGTAAAAACATGAACAGGTGGGAACATAAGGGTTTGAAAGTGTGGAATTTGAGAATGGGGCCAATACTGGGTTATGGTTATGGACTTTCAAACCCTCATGGAAGAGCAAATGCATGTGCTCTTCAATCACTTTGTTCATACCATTGGACGCTTGTGCCGATATATTGGACCAACCGACCAATTCCCATTTATTCACACACTGTTCTGTTCATCGAATTCATAGTCCTGTCTTCCTCCCAAATCAACCACACCACACTGCTCATTTCTACCACCACCATGCATGCTGCTTCAGTGGGGTCTTCGCATTTTCTTCCACAAAGCCACGACCTTTGCTCTCACAAACAACTTACTTCAATCAGAACATTGAATTGTCCAATGTGGGATAGATCAATATCTTCTTTTCAGGAGGCATTGGGAATCTGGGGACATGGTCAACCATCGCATTCATCCCGTAAATAAACGCCACCTGGAATGGGATTGGGAATGGGACCCACTCCTTATAAATTAAGCCCTAAATTTTCTAGGTTTGATTAAACTCCAATGATGCCGTGAGAGAACCGCGACATCATAACTCCATGTAGTCAAAGTTAGGTGAGCATCGTGTACGTGCCTCAGCGGTCAACCTAAAAacatttgaatttttcaaaggaaaagttgttgaaaattcgtagaaaagaataagaagaaagaGTAAATGAACGTAGACTTTTGCCTAtgcttttataaaaatttgggACCACAAAAAGTTCATCTTTTTATTATCAACAAAACCTGCATGCAATGCAAGATATGGTGTgtgataataatgataataatataagaGCAGCAGTACAAACATCATTCAACTCAAGCATTGAATGCAAAGAGTTGAAGTcggaattttgaattttcagaTAAAAGTTGAATCTCTGAAATTTCGTATCTTTTGGGTTCTATTACCTGCTGTGAAATAGATATTCCGTAAATTTACTAGGGTCAGAGTTTGGTAAAACGACAAAGAGGATATAGATAGAAGGAAGGtgtaaattgtaattttttgaaattggGTGGGTTGGAGTCGGTGACAGTAAAAAGAGAGAAGGAACAAACAAAGCCGTTACGACGGCGTCGTGCTTTTTTCTGCGCGTTCAAGCAATAAACTAAAGAGAATTCTACTGTCACGGTCACAGGTCTGGCAGTACTGAATCCCAAACAGGCATTCCTTGTTTGGTAGCTGTTGTCTTTCGCATCCACATTTTGAattctctctctccctccctcttaaaaacCCACGCAATTTTCTCTAActcttcaaattaaaattctaacACCACTGGTTTTGTACTTTTTTTCCCTCCTTCTCTCTGCGCTCTTTCGCTTTCGTTCTCATTGCTCTCTGTTCCACCACTCTGCGACAACTCGCCTTCCATCGAGGTTTTGCAGCGAAGAGAAATGTCGGTGAGTTCGAGTTCCAGGGGAAGGATAACGACGGAGCTTCAAGTTCCCAAGAAATGGACTGACAGAGAAACCAGTCCAGAGAGAACCAAAGTTTGGGCCGAGCCCAAGCCCAAAACGGCCAGAAAAGTCTCCGTCGTCTACTACCTCTCCCGAAACGGCCAACTGGAACACCCTCATTTCATGGAGGTTCCTCTCTCTTCACCTCAAGGACTTTACCTCAAAGACTTCATCAACCGCTTGCACGTTCTCCGAGGGAAAGCCATGCCCACCATGTATTCTTGGTCCTCCAAACGGTACCGTTCTATGGTTTTGTTTAAACTGattcaaatttagtttttatttttgttttgttttaacgGTGGTGTGGTGGTCATTCAGGAGCTACAAAAACGGCTTCGTTTGGCACGATTTGTCGGAGAACGATTTCATCTACCCGACGCAGGGGCAGGACTACATTCTCAAAGGATCGGAGATTGTTGAGCACAGTGTCGCCGGCGTTGCGAGGGTTAACAAATCGGAAGAGGAGTCCGGCTCGCCTGTGGTGATCACGAGGCGGCGGAACCAGTCGTGGAGTTCTATCGATTTGAACGAGTACCGTGTTTATAAATCCGAATCGTTCGGCGACTCGGCTGGGAGAATCGGTGCTGACGCTGCCACTCAGACGGAGGAGAAGCGGAGGCGGAGGAGGGCGGCGAGGGAGGAAGAGGCGGAAGAGATTCACGAGAAGAATGATGGAATTGACGCGGGAATGGAAGGGGAGAGGGTTTCGCACGTGACTTGTGATAATAACAATAATCATACTACGGAGCTGAGCAGGGATGAGATCTCGCCTCCGCCGTCAGATTCGAGCCCTGAGACGCTGGAGACGCTGATGAAGGCAGATGGGCGGCTCGGATTGCGGTCTTCGGAATCGGAGAAGGAGAATCTGACGGTGGAGAGCTGTCCTAGTGGGAGGATGAGAGCGTCGTCGGTTTTGTTGC
The Vigna angularis cultivar LongXiaoDou No.4 chromosome 5, ASM1680809v1, whole genome shotgun sequence genome window above contains:
- the LOC108323442 gene encoding protein SOSEKI 5, translating into MSVSSSSRGRITTELQVPKKWTDRETSPERTKVWAEPKPKTARKVSVVYYLSRNGQLEHPHFMEVPLSSPQGLYLKDFINRLHVLRGKAMPTMYSWSSKRSYKNGFVWHDLSENDFIYPTQGQDYILKGSEIVEHSVAGVARVNKSEEESGSPVVITRRRNQSWSSIDLNEYRVYKSESFGDSAGRIGADAATQTEEKRRRRRAAREEEAEEIHEKNDGIDAGMEGERVSHVTCDNNNNHTTELSRDEISPPPSDSSPETLETLMKADGRLGLRSSESEKENLTVESCPSGRMRASSVLLQLLSCGAVSFKECGVNAVKDQGFSLVGHYKSRMPRGAGNHVGKETGISMEIPDLNRLRLEDKEYFSGSLIETKKVETPTLKRSSSYNADSGSRLEIVEHEGEVVRAKCIPRKSKTLPTKKDEGTSTHIASGGQHGSKRFDSQQ